Proteins encoded within one genomic window of Aerococcus viridans:
- the lspA gene encoding signal peptidase II yields MLLNYLLIAILVGIDQIVKYWTVANFAVNEGQDFIPGILSFFYIQNDGAAWGIFSGQMWLFYIITVAVVAVLVYMLHKEAKGAPLLAIGLSFMIAGALGNFIDRLHLKYVIDTFRLEFMDFPIFNVADVWLTIGVIMMIVYMIITPEDQLEKRTANK; encoded by the coding sequence ATGTTACTGAATTATCTATTAATTGCAATTTTAGTTGGTATTGACCAAATCGTGAAGTATTGGACAGTGGCCAATTTTGCTGTCAATGAAGGGCAAGATTTCATACCAGGCATTCTTTCCTTCTTTTATATCCAAAATGATGGCGCTGCTTGGGGAATTTTCTCAGGGCAAATGTGGCTATTTTATATCATTACTGTTGCTGTTGTGGCAGTCCTCGTCTATATGCTCCACAAGGAAGCTAAAGGCGCGCCGCTACTGGCTATAGGCCTTTCCTTTATGATTGCAGGAGCCTTGGGTAACTTTATCGACCGCCTGCATTTAAAATACGTGATCGACACGTTTCGATTAGAATTTATGGATTTTCCAATATTTAATGTAGCGGATGTTTGGTTAACCATTGGTGTCATTATGATGATTGTCTACATGATTATTACACCTGAAGACCAATTGGAAAAAAGAACCGCTAACAAGTGA
- the addA gene encoding helicase-exonuclease AddAB subunit AddA, producing the protein MKNRQKQTTIPLQTEANARYTADQWAAIHLEGDNLLVSASAGSGKTSVLVQRILQKVRRGYGVDELLVVTFTEKAASEMKERLEVALQEMINEESDADSRQHYLQQIAKLPQANISTIDAFCKQVIQRYYFLIDLDPVYRLLTDETENMMHFENVWESLKEDLLAEGNPEYLRMANYFASDRKDDKIDRLIFDLYNKSRVHTHPNDWLDGLVAKYPDADTPYGESAFYQEYVVPTLIDEIESLENTIRLYIEDLPVAEAVGFEKMATSMKEKLAYLDQLKTNVRASYKDAYQQIIATSFPALVSMSKKDFEDGNDAQIDLRTQLGKRHNKTIKDVFDKDIMPYFTFDEQYQGLFIQEAKKLGQAIINVEKVFTERMTAHKFDQRILDFSDIELFTYQILSKQLADTEAGDGESMSGNVNTMNEAKAYYRDKFTEVMVDEYQDVNALQEAILQAVSGNPEHPNMFMVGDVKQSIYRFRFAEPGLFIHKFNQFADGNGGQRIVLAENFRSRADVLDFTNFIFRQVMDPQVGQIAYDEDAALKLGFTAYPETDRMQTEILLYEEEDGGKSSDYDQEGLDGLEGDVSNGTKMQAELIAQSILDKVNNQHMIYDKRLQVNRPITFNDIVILVATRRHHSELEDVFAQYKIPLMLDDSANYFQRTEIRVMLNVLKFINNPYQDIPLAAILRSPIIGLNEQDLAKIRIANKQATYYDAMKTYMAMDEGQDERVAEKLRTLNDWHLAWRDIARDKPLATLIWQIYTDTGFLDYVGGMPNGEIRQNNLHGFYKLASDYEASAFKGIFQFIRFVEKIQEKDNDLQAPKHGDEARSAVHVYTIHHSKGLEFPLVYVYNISKRFNTQDLRNPVIYNDAIGIGVKLSDRTRHITYPNMFEMMAKRFEKKDMLAEEMRKLYVALTRAEQQLVLVGMVKNFDTTIGKWKGLLMKDEQLSPSGRIKANNLLDWIGPALMRHHDFDKVNHSVHIPDYLANTKTNFRVAVVSSEDALAGRNKWVQKVDESNQVDQAELLAAIFSDDKMATDDQDNKQVIQLPDADFDYAYQSATKTTSFQSVSELKRMLQDPSDQDLQPWSVNNQNKLTKTFRYIEEDYDQPSFLAREQAVTPTAIGSAAHLLMQKVNLRAKPSEATFKALFDDLCQVGILSQQLWPHIQVDKLVAFFDTAVGQLILKQVDHVYREETFSLMVAGSEIFTDMATDDDLLVHGTIDGFILFQDEIFLYDFKTDRIAYLNESQQEQTLIDRYQGQMALYAQALETIWGRPVTQKMIISLDVSKTFFI; encoded by the coding sequence ATGAAGAATAGACAAAAGCAAACCACTATTCCATTGCAAACAGAAGCTAATGCCCGTTATACAGCCGACCAATGGGCAGCGATACATTTAGAAGGGGATAACCTGCTCGTTTCAGCCTCTGCTGGTTCTGGTAAAACGAGTGTCCTTGTCCAACGCATTTTGCAGAAGGTACGACGCGGCTATGGGGTGGATGAGTTATTGGTTGTAACGTTTACCGAAAAAGCGGCTAGTGAAATGAAAGAGCGGTTGGAAGTAGCCTTACAAGAAATGATCAATGAAGAATCTGACGCTGACAGCCGTCAGCACTACCTGCAACAAATCGCCAAATTGCCACAAGCCAATATTTCAACCATTGATGCCTTTTGTAAGCAAGTCATCCAACGTTATTATTTCCTAATTGATTTAGACCCAGTTTACCGATTGTTAACCGATGAAACTGAAAATATGATGCATTTTGAAAATGTTTGGGAGTCCTTGAAAGAGGACTTATTAGCAGAAGGCAATCCAGAATATTTACGTATGGCAAATTACTTTGCTTCCGACCGTAAAGATGACAAGATTGACCGGTTGATTTTTGACCTATACAACAAGTCTCGGGTCCATACCCATCCAAACGACTGGTTAGATGGGTTAGTAGCTAAATATCCGGATGCGGATACCCCCTACGGTGAGTCTGCTTTTTATCAAGAATATGTGGTCCCTACTTTAATAGATGAAATTGAATCTCTTGAAAATACTATTCGTTTGTATATCGAAGACCTGCCGGTTGCTGAAGCGGTTGGTTTTGAAAAAATGGCCACTTCTATGAAAGAAAAGTTAGCTTACTTAGACCAATTGAAGACGAATGTGAGGGCCTCTTATAAGGATGCTTACCAACAAATTATTGCAACATCTTTCCCAGCTTTAGTTTCAATGAGTAAGAAGGACTTTGAAGATGGTAACGACGCGCAAATTGATTTACGAACTCAGTTAGGAAAACGACACAATAAAACAATTAAGGACGTATTCGACAAGGATATCATGCCTTACTTTACTTTTGACGAGCAATATCAAGGCCTCTTTATTCAAGAGGCTAAAAAACTTGGGCAAGCTATTATAAATGTGGAGAAGGTCTTTACTGAACGAATGACAGCCCATAAATTTGACCAAAGAATCTTAGATTTCTCAGATATTGAACTTTTCACCTATCAAATTTTAAGTAAGCAGTTAGCGGACACAGAAGCTGGCGACGGCGAAAGTATGAGTGGAAACGTCAATACTATGAATGAGGCTAAGGCTTACTATCGGGATAAGTTCACTGAAGTCATGGTGGATGAGTATCAGGATGTCAACGCCTTACAGGAAGCCATTCTACAAGCTGTATCAGGGAATCCGGAACATCCAAATATGTTCATGGTGGGGGATGTGAAGCAGTCGATTTACCGTTTCCGCTTTGCTGAACCAGGTTTATTTATCCATAAATTCAACCAATTCGCGGATGGTAATGGAGGGCAAAGGATTGTCTTAGCGGAAAACTTCCGGTCAAGAGCAGATGTCCTTGATTTTACCAACTTTATCTTCCGCCAAGTCATGGATCCACAAGTGGGGCAGATTGCTTATGATGAGGATGCAGCCCTTAAATTGGGCTTTACCGCCTATCCAGAAACCGACCGAATGCAGACTGAAATCCTCCTTTACGAAGAGGAAGATGGCGGTAAATCTAGCGATTACGACCAGGAAGGTTTAGATGGTCTAGAAGGCGACGTCTCAAATGGGACGAAAATGCAAGCAGAATTGATTGCCCAATCCATTTTGGACAAGGTTAACAACCAGCACATGATTTATGATAAAAGGCTACAGGTGAATAGACCCATCACCTTTAATGACATAGTAATTCTTGTAGCAACTAGACGTCACCATTCGGAATTAGAGGATGTTTTTGCTCAATATAAAATTCCTTTGATGTTGGATGATTCGGCGAACTATTTCCAGCGTACAGAAATCCGTGTCATGTTGAATGTCTTAAAATTTATCAATAATCCTTACCAAGATATCCCACTGGCGGCTATTTTGCGGTCACCAATTATTGGCTTAAATGAACAAGACCTAGCGAAAATCCGGATTGCCAACAAACAGGCCACCTACTATGACGCCATGAAAACTTATATGGCAATGGATGAAGGGCAAGATGAAAGAGTAGCTGAAAAATTGCGGACTTTGAATGATTGGCACTTAGCGTGGCGAGACATCGCCCGCGACAAACCGTTGGCGACTTTAATCTGGCAAATTTATACAGATACGGGCTTCCTCGATTATGTTGGTGGGATGCCAAATGGGGAGATCCGGCAAAATAACTTACATGGGTTTTATAAATTGGCGTCTGACTATGAAGCGTCAGCCTTTAAGGGGATTTTCCAATTTATCCGCTTTGTTGAGAAAATTCAAGAGAAAGACAACGACCTGCAAGCACCCAAACACGGGGACGAAGCGCGATCTGCGGTCCATGTCTATACTATTCATCATTCAAAAGGTTTAGAGTTTCCGCTCGTTTACGTGTATAACATTTCTAAGCGTTTTAACACTCAAGATCTAAGGAATCCGGTGATTTATAATGACGCTATCGGTATCGGGGTGAAATTGTCTGATAGAACACGCCACATCACTTATCCAAATATGTTTGAAATGATGGCTAAACGCTTTGAAAAGAAAGACATGTTGGCTGAAGAAATGCGGAAATTATACGTGGCCTTAACTCGAGCGGAACAGCAATTGGTATTAGTGGGTATGGTAAAAAACTTCGATACCACGATTGGCAAGTGGAAAGGGCTTTTGATGAAAGACGAGCAACTATCGCCCTCAGGCCGGATTAAAGCCAACAATCTACTTGATTGGATTGGCCCAGCGCTGATGCGCCACCACGATTTTGACAAGGTCAACCATTCAGTCCATATTCCAGACTATCTAGCCAACACCAAGACTAATTTCCGGGTTGCAGTCGTTTCTAGCGAAGATGCACTTGCGGGTCGCAATAAGTGGGTACAGAAAGTCGATGAATCCAACCAAGTTGACCAAGCAGAACTTTTAGCGGCCATTTTTTCAGATGACAAAATGGCTACCGATGATCAAGATAATAAACAAGTCATTCAGCTACCAGATGCCGACTTCGATTATGCTTATCAATCGGCGACCAAGACAACATCCTTCCAATCAGTATCAGAATTGAAACGGATGCTTCAAGATCCAAGTGACCAGGACTTGCAACCTTGGTCAGTTAACAATCAAAATAAATTGACTAAGACCTTCCGTTATATAGAAGAAGACTATGACCAACCGAGTTTCTTGGCCAGAGAACAAGCTGTCACACCAACAGCTATTGGGTCAGCGGCCCATTTGTTAATGCAGAAGGTGAACTTAAGGGCTAAACCAAGTGAAGCGACCTTTAAAGCCCTCTTTGATGACCTATGCCAAGTAGGCATTTTAAGCCAACAACTTTGGCCCCATATTCAAGTGGATAAACTAGTAGCCTTCTTCGATACGGCAGTGGGGCAATTGATTTTGAAACAAGTTGACCACGTATATAGAGAAGAAACATTCTCTCTGATGGTTGCTGGATCAGAAATCTTTACGGATATGGCAACAGATGATGACTTATTGGTCCACGGGACAATTGACGGTTTTATTTTATTTCAGGACGAAATCTTCCTGTATGACTTTAAAACTGACCGGATTGCTTATCTAAATGAAAGCCAGCAAGAACAAACCTTGATTGACCGTTACCAAGGTCAAATGGCTCTATATGCCCAGGCACTTGAAACCATTTGGGGACGGCCGGTTACACAGAAAATGATTATATCTTTAGACGTATCAAAAACTTTTTTTATCTAA
- a CDS encoding viroplasmin family protein, with amino-acid sequence MAKFYAVKKGKTPGIYKTWPDCQKQVKGFSGAVYKSFTSLEEAEAFMGNGAQPVSKTSQGEEIRWLTKDGKNGQVDADTMSVYVDGSFDKKSGYFGYGGVVLFQDTIKTYKGGRNTEGLAKMRNVAGEIIAAMHAVKIAKKSGAKNVVIYHDYMGIAEWALKSWQAKNDYTKEYQDYMQDQAKDLAIGFVKVAAHTGNQYNEDADQLAKDGIRQAKSANK; translated from the coding sequence ATGGCAAAATTTTATGCAGTGAAAAAAGGAAAAACACCAGGAATCTACAAGACCTGGCCTGACTGTCAGAAACAAGTTAAAGGCTTTTCGGGTGCAGTCTATAAGTCATTTACTAGCCTAGAAGAGGCAGAAGCCTTTATGGGTAATGGGGCACAACCGGTGTCTAAAACGAGTCAAGGGGAAGAAATCCGCTGGTTAACAAAAGACGGTAAAAACGGCCAGGTTGATGCTGATACCATGTCCGTTTATGTAGACGGTTCTTTCGATAAAAAATCTGGTTATTTTGGCTACGGGGGTGTAGTCTTATTTCAGGATACGATCAAAACTTACAAGGGTGGTCGTAACACGGAAGGATTAGCTAAAATGCGGAATGTAGCCGGTGAAATCATCGCGGCGATGCATGCGGTTAAGATTGCGAAAAAATCAGGTGCTAAAAATGTCGTGATTTATCATGATTATATGGGGATCGCTGAGTGGGCCCTAAAATCTTGGCAGGCCAAAAATGATTATACCAAGGAATATCAGGACTATATGCAAGACCAAGCCAAGGATCTAGCTATCGGATTTGTGAAAGTCGCAGCCCACACAGGTAACCAATATAATGAGGACGCTGACCAATTAGCTAAAGACGGGATTCGCCAAGCCAAATCAGCCAATAAATAA
- a CDS encoding RluA family pseudouridine synthase — translation MTEEKTVFNYTYTGEDGLRLDQFVTNQFTDESRTTIKKWIKDKLVTVNGKVAKASQSLVNGDLIGVEKPAPAEAEEFKPVAEKMALDIVFEDDDILVVNKPANLVVHPSVNHPTNTLVNGLLYHVQENGSQLAVGRESFRPGIVHRLDKDTTGLLVVAKSQAALENLTKQVANHQMTRIYAGLVYGEIFEAGGTIDAPIRRHEKDRLKFETNEAGRHAVTHFTVKHRYVGYTLVNFQLETGRTHQIRVHANFINHPIVDDPLYARQYKERFFSDNGQLLHAHRLELEHPVTGEHMVFDAPIPDHFQEVLHQLTFKGV, via the coding sequence TTGACAGAAGAAAAGACAGTATTTAATTATACTTATACGGGTGAGGACGGCTTGCGTTTAGACCAATTCGTCACTAATCAATTTACAGACGAAAGCCGGACTACAATCAAAAAATGGATCAAGGACAAATTGGTCACAGTAAACGGCAAGGTGGCTAAAGCGTCACAATCCTTGGTTAATGGAGATTTAATCGGAGTTGAGAAACCGGCGCCTGCTGAAGCGGAAGAATTTAAACCAGTAGCCGAAAAGATGGCTTTAGATATCGTATTTGAAGATGACGACATTTTGGTGGTAAATAAACCGGCAAACCTAGTCGTGCATCCTTCCGTGAATCACCCAACTAATACCTTAGTGAATGGTTTGTTATACCATGTACAGGAAAATGGGTCGCAACTAGCAGTTGGTCGCGAGTCTTTTAGACCAGGTATCGTCCATCGATTAGACAAGGACACCACCGGATTACTAGTGGTCGCTAAATCACAAGCAGCCCTTGAAAATCTAACTAAACAAGTGGCCAACCACCAAATGACACGAATCTACGCTGGTTTAGTCTACGGTGAAATCTTTGAAGCGGGCGGGACCATTGATGCACCAATCCGCCGTCATGAAAAAGACCGGTTGAAATTTGAAACCAACGAAGCCGGTCGTCACGCAGTTACGCATTTCACGGTAAAACACCGGTACGTAGGGTATACCTTGGTCAACTTCCAATTGGAAACAGGTAGAACCCATCAAATTCGTGTTCATGCTAACTTTATCAACCACCCAATCGTGGATGATCCCTTGTATGCAAGACAATATAAGGAGCGGTTCTTCAGTGATAATGGCCAATTATTACATGCCCACCGCTTAGAATTAGAACATCCAGTCACAGGTGAACACATGGTCTTTGATGCGCCAATTCCTGATCATTTCCAGGAGGTATTACATCAGTTGACATTTAAGGGTGTATAA